The following proteins are co-located in the Pseudomonas synxantha genome:
- a CDS encoding histone deacetylase family protein, whose protein sequence is MFTVFSDSHRLHHGTELKDGVLKPSFEQPSRADTVHNRVKQVGLGQIVEPRVFDRSCYVNAHSERYVSFLESAWSEWCATGRTHDALPLVWPVRDLANDQVPTFIDGKLGFYAMDAGSPITATTWQAVKTSADIALTGLALIDEGHDSAFALCRPPGHHAAREYMGGYCYLNNAAIAAQQAITQGAKRAAVLDVDFHHGNGTQNIFYQRNDVMFVSLHGEPSVSYPYYSGFSGEVGAGRGEGFNLNYPLPKNTAWDSYRDALLHACKKLQQFAPEVLVISLGVDTFKDDPISHFLLESEDFIGIGELIANVGCPTLFVMEGGYMVDEIGINAVNVLHGFESKRA, encoded by the coding sequence ATGTTTACAGTTTTCAGTGATTCCCACCGTCTGCACCATGGCACTGAATTGAAGGATGGCGTGCTCAAGCCGTCGTTCGAGCAGCCCAGTCGGGCCGACACCGTTCACAACCGTGTCAAGCAAGTAGGCCTTGGCCAGATAGTCGAACCCCGCGTGTTTGACCGGTCGTGCTACGTCAACGCGCACAGCGAGCGCTACGTGAGCTTCCTGGAAAGCGCGTGGTCAGAATGGTGCGCGACAGGACGCACTCATGATGCATTGCCACTGGTATGGCCTGTACGCGATTTGGCCAACGACCAGGTGCCAACCTTTATTGACGGCAAACTCGGCTTTTATGCAATGGATGCCGGTTCACCCATCACCGCCACCACCTGGCAGGCGGTCAAGACCAGTGCCGATATCGCACTGACAGGTCTGGCACTTATCGATGAAGGCCACGACAGCGCCTTTGCCCTTTGCCGTCCGCCGGGCCATCACGCGGCGCGTGAATACATGGGGGGTTACTGCTATCTCAACAATGCGGCCATTGCCGCACAGCAGGCGATCACCCAGGGCGCCAAACGTGCCGCGGTACTCGACGTCGACTTTCATCACGGCAACGGCACCCAGAACATTTTTTACCAGCGCAATGACGTCATGTTCGTCTCGCTGCACGGCGAGCCAAGCGTGTCCTATCCGTACTACTCAGGGTTCAGCGGTGAGGTCGGTGCCGGCCGTGGCGAAGGGTTCAACCTCAATTACCCATTGCCGAAAAACACCGCCTGGGACAGCTACCGCGACGCCCTGCTTCACGCCTGCAAGAAACTTCAGCAATTCGCGCCGGAAGTATTGGTGATCTCATTGGGCGTCGACACCTTCAAGGACGACCCCATCAGTCATTTCCTGTTGGAAAGCGAGGATTTCATCGGGATTGGCGAGCTGATAGCGAACGTTGGTTGCCCCACCCTCTTCGTGATGGAAGGCGGCTACATGGTCGATGAAATCGGAATCAATGCGGTGAACGTATTGCATGGCTTCGAGAGCAAACGCGCCTGA
- a CDS encoding amino acid permease, whose translation MKSNSSERVEQPTLQRTLSNRHIQLMAMGGAIGTGLFMGSGKIIALSGTSIILIYMIIGLFVYFVMRAMGEMLLSNLNFKTFADFAGAYLGPRAAFFLGWSYWLSWCVAVIGDAVVVGGFFQYWFPHLPAWIPAIGMLATLFTLNVLTVRLFGEVEFWFAIIKIIAVVTLIGVSIVLIASSFVSPNGVTASLSHLVNKQAAFPNGLLGFFAGFQMAIFSFAGTELIGTAAAETRSPERTLPKAINSIPLRIILFYVLALGCIIAVTSWQQVSPVKSPFVELFLVAGFPAAAGIVNFVVLTSAASSANSGVFSSSRMLFGLANQDNAPGIFRRLSSNSVPLLSLAFTTLLMLLGVLVLFIVPEVMTAFTIVSTVSAILVIFTWSTILVSYIAYRKKRPELHAKSAYKMPGGVPMAWLSLAFMGFVLCLLALRPDTRVALMVMPGWFIWLAVAYQLTRSRRDTGRSTQAAI comes from the coding sequence ATGAAATCGAATTCATCAGAGCGGGTTGAACAACCCACGTTGCAGCGCACGCTCAGCAATCGTCACATCCAGCTAATGGCAATGGGCGGCGCCATTGGTACAGGTTTGTTCATGGGCTCCGGAAAGATCATCGCCCTCTCCGGCACCTCGATCATCCTCATCTACATGATCATTGGCCTGTTCGTTTACTTCGTCATGCGTGCCATGGGCGAAATGCTGCTTTCCAATTTGAATTTCAAAACCTTTGCCGATTTTGCCGGCGCTTACCTGGGACCTCGCGCCGCATTTTTTCTCGGCTGGTCGTATTGGCTGAGCTGGTGCGTTGCCGTGATCGGCGATGCCGTCGTCGTTGGTGGCTTTTTTCAGTACTGGTTCCCCCACCTGCCTGCCTGGATACCGGCTATCGGGATGCTGGCGACACTGTTTACCTTGAACGTGCTGACGGTCAGGCTTTTCGGTGAAGTCGAATTCTGGTTCGCGATCATTAAGATCATCGCCGTCGTGACGCTTATTGGGGTCAGCATCGTGCTGATTGCCAGCTCGTTCGTATCCCCCAATGGCGTTACCGCGTCCCTGAGCCATCTAGTGAACAAGCAGGCTGCATTCCCTAACGGTTTGCTTGGTTTTTTTGCCGGTTTTCAGATGGCGATATTCTCATTTGCCGGCACCGAGCTGATCGGCACCGCTGCGGCAGAAACCCGGTCTCCGGAGAGGACCTTACCCAAGGCAATCAACTCGATTCCGTTGCGAATCATCCTGTTCTACGTGTTGGCATTAGGCTGCATTATTGCGGTAACGTCCTGGCAACAGGTGTCACCTGTAAAAAGTCCTTTTGTCGAACTTTTCCTCGTCGCCGGCTTTCCCGCAGCTGCCGGCATCGTTAACTTCGTGGTGCTGACATCCGCCGCTTCATCGGCCAACAGTGGCGTATTCTCCTCCAGCCGTATGCTGTTCGGGCTGGCGAATCAGGACAATGCTCCGGGTATTTTTCGGCGACTGTCGAGCAACAGCGTGCCTCTGCTGAGCCTGGCCTTCACCACGCTGTTGATGCTGCTGGGCGTACTCGTGCTGTTCATCGTTCCGGAAGTCATGACGGCCTTCACCATCGTTTCCACTGTGTCAGCGATTCTGGTGATCTTCACGTGGTCGACCATCCTCGTGTCCTACATCGCCTATCGCAAAAAGCGTCCTGAGCTTCACGCAAAATCTGCTTACAAGATGCCAGGCGGCGTGCCAATGGCATGGCTTTCACTGGCTTTTATGGGTTTCGTTCTGTGCCTGCTGGCATTGAGACCTGACACCCGCGTTGCCTTGATGGTCATGCCAGGATGGTTTATATGGCTGGCCGTGGCTTATCAGCTAACGCGCAGCAGGCGTGACACAGGAAGATCAACGCAGGCTGCGATCTGA
- a CDS encoding Lrp/AsnC family transcriptional regulator yields MKKNISRRISLDETDLAILELLQEDASISNAELSERLSLSLTPCWRRRKRMEEAGVIKGYQATLDRRMLGLDIMAFVHIRFSTHADHAPDAFEAVIAQLPEVLACHKITGDADYVLQVLAEDLDSYSDFIEQVLRRQVGIASIQSSLALREIKAGSRIAIPKLSKG; encoded by the coding sequence ATGAAGAAAAATATATCCAGGCGTATCAGCCTCGATGAGACTGATCTGGCCATTCTTGAGTTATTGCAGGAGGACGCGAGCATTTCCAACGCCGAACTCAGTGAGCGACTTTCGTTGAGCCTCACGCCTTGCTGGCGACGGCGCAAGAGAATGGAGGAGGCGGGGGTGATAAAGGGTTATCAGGCAACCCTTGATCGAAGAATGCTGGGGCTGGATATCATGGCATTCGTGCACATCCGCTTTTCTACCCACGCCGATCACGCTCCGGACGCCTTCGAGGCAGTGATTGCGCAATTGCCAGAGGTATTGGCCTGCCACAAGATCACCGGTGACGCCGACTACGTGCTCCAGGTGTTGGCAGAGGATCTTGATAGCTATAGCGACTTTATCGAGCAAGTGCTGAGGCGGCAGGTGGGTATCGCGTCTATTCAGTCGAGCCTGGCTTTGCGCGAAATCAAGGCCGGTAGTCGCATCGCCATACCTAAATTGAGCAAGGGGTAA